A single window of Mugil cephalus isolate CIBA_MC_2020 chromosome 1, CIBA_Mcephalus_1.1, whole genome shotgun sequence DNA harbors:
- the ppp1r14bb gene encoding protein phosphatase 1, regulatory (inhibitor) subunit 14Bb, giving the protein MAAVTSPETSPQPRVYFQTPAGTTEEPETPVRKQGRVTVKYDRKELRKRLNLEEWIIDQLTDLYDCEEEAIPELEIDVDELLDMPSDVERAARVKDLLVDCFKPTEDFISELLDKIRGMQKLSTPQKK; this is encoded by the exons ATGGCAGCTGTAACGAGCCCGGAGACGAGCCCTCAACCCCGGGTATATTTCCAGACGCCGGCCGGCACCACGGAGGAGCCGGAGACACCCGTGAGGAAGCAGGGGCGCGTTACCGTCAAATACGACCGCAAGGAGCTGAGGAAGAGACTGAACCTGGAGGAGTGGATTATCGACCAGCTAACGGACCTCTACGACTGTGAG GAGGAGGCCATCCCAGAGCTGGAGATAGACGTGGACGAGCTGCTGGACATGCCCAGCGACGTCGAGCGGGCAGCCAGGGTCAAG gacttACTGGTTGACTGTTTTAAACCTACTGAG GACTTCATCTCAGAACTGCTCGACAAGATCCGAGGGATGCAGAAGCTCTCCACGCCTCAGAAGAAATGA